The Oscillatoria acuminata PCC 6304 genomic interval CGGAAGGGCTCCGGGTTGATACCCATACAACCACATTTTATTTTTGATGGCATCGGGTAAAGCAACTAATTCCTGATAATGAGCGTGAACGGTTGTGGGGAATTGAGAGGTTTCGCAATCCTGGAAAATCAGGTCAGCTTGCTCGTAATATTCCCAGATTTCTTCCCGACATAATTGGGTATCGGTGCTGAAAAAGATTTGCTTTCCTTCTAGTTCAAAGAACAATCCATAGCTGGGCATCACAAAGTAACCATTGTTAATATGGATAACTTTGACGAGATTAAATTGGATATTTTCCCAGCTAAAATGGCCATGACGGGGAACTTTTTCTACTTCAAAAAACGTCTCTAATTCTGTGATATCGCCTTGGATGGAACGGAGGCCCCCGCAGAGGGTATTGGCCCAAAGGTCCCCAGCTATTTCTTTACTGATATAAAGGCGGGGTCTTTCGCAGCGGGGGTCAAATTTGGTGGTAAAGGAAATATATTCCAATCCTCCGGCATGATCGGAGTGCAAATGGCTGATGTAAATATCGGTGATATCCAGATGGGAATATCCGGCATCATGGAGAGAGAAGCGAATATCGGAACCGCAATCAATTAGGAGTTTAGTTCCGCGATCGCTCTCTAACAAGACATTCGATTGATAATTATTGGCTCCCACGGTGAAAGCCGAGCCCGAACCTAAAAAGGTTAATTTCATAAGAGTCCTCTAATCTCATTTAAACAATGGCGATCGCCCTCCACAGTTGAAGAGTCAATCAAACCCTCACTTAAGACGAAACGACCACCGGAATAGATTTATACACCTCATCCAGGTAAGCTGCCACTGCCGGGGGTTTTGCTGTAAACTTAATGTAAAAGCAATGGGGTTCAGCGGCGGGTTTTTCCAGGACCTTGGCATAAATATCTTCCTGCCTTTCCTCGGAATTAGTTTCCAATAAATTGAGCTTGAGATTGCTCAATCCGATGGGGATAATATCCCCGGCTCCCGGTTCGGTTCTCACTTGAGCACCTTTGGCCGAAAGCTGGACTAAATGCCCAATTAGGCGGGTTTCGCTGATGTGCTTTCCTTCCAAAATGGTGTATTGAATGGGGATTTTTTCGCTCAGGGGTAAAAACACCTCTTCTTCCCTGGTGAGGGAGATATGATAAGGCTCTTTAATCCCGTTCACGTCGTAAATCATCAGGGGTTCTTTCACCCCTTTGGGCATTACCTCACGTTTACCCTCAATTTGGACGACATCCTCACCTCCGGCATCGAGGAGAGTCTGCTCAGAAATCAGAATTTGCCCTCCCGTTGTATAAGATTCAATGCGGTAAGTTAAATTGACCTGACTGCCGACGACTCCATACTTAGTGCGTTTTTCTGAACCGATGTTGCCGACGACGACTTCCCCGGTATTGATACCAATTCCCATTTCTAGTTCAGGGAGTCCCCATTTCACCACTTGGGCATTGACATGACGCATGGCTAACTGCATGGAAATTCCGCAGGCGATCGCCCGGGTGGCATCATCCGGTCGGGAGGTGGGTGCACCAAATAGCACTAAGATACCATCTCCCATAAACTCATCAATGGTTCCCTGGTAAGAGGTAATCACATCGGCCATATATCCCAGATAAAAGTTGAGAATTTTGACCACTTCTTCTGGGGGCAAACGTTCAGAAAGCGCGGTAAATCCGCGTAAATCTGAGGTGAAAATTGTCAGTTTACGCCGTTCCCCGCCCATTTTTAATCCTTCTGGATTTTCTAGTAAATTGGCGACGACTTGATCCGTGAGATAGCGACCAAAGGTTTTGCGAATATCACCGGCAGTGCGGGCAACGTAAGCAACGATCGCCGTAGCAGAACCGAGTAAAGCCAACGCTGGAGGCACCACGGGAATCCACCACCCCATAACGAATGCCCCATAAGTGATTCCCCCCAGGGCCGCCGCCGACAACACCGCCGCTGCGGTGCGTTGAACCGAGAGCCATCCTGCACCCCCGACATAGCGCCATTTCCAAATCAGAAATGCCCCCAGACTACTCCAGAGGAAAATCCACAGCCATTCGTAAGGTTCGGAGATGGTTTTAATAACCGGGCGATCGTCGAGGGCCGCACTAATCATCTGGCTGACGAGATTGGCGTGAACTTCTACCCCGGCCATGCGGTTCCCCGCTTCTTTGGTGTAGGGGGTGAAAAATAAGTCTTGGTAGCTTTCCCCAACGGCTCCAATCACGATAATGCGATCGCGACCCCAGTCGGGCGGGACTCGATTTCTGGCGATATCCATCAAGGAAACCGTCTCAAAATGCCGACTGGGACCCGCATAATTTAACAGGACTTGATAGCCCCCATGATCGGCCTGAACGTAGCCCCCATCGTTCGGTTGAAAACGATGGAACACTTGGTTCCCAAATTTCCAGGAGTCTTCGTTGCCCTCAACGGGTTCTGGGGCAATTCCTTCGGCTTCGAGATAGAGACCGGCTAGATATAAACTAAAACTGGGGATGCTGTTTTGGTCTGCATCACTCACCATCACCAAACCCCGGCGCTTGACCTGATCTTCATCCAAAATCATGTCATTGGAACCGACCCACTGTAAGCCCGGAGGGGGTGCAATGGTGTCACGATCGCGGTCCCCGATCACTTTTTGAATTCCCACCAGATTGGGTGTGGATTCAAAAATCTGACGCAGTGCAGCATGACCGGGTTCGACGGGTTGATCTCGATAGACATCTAAGCCGATCGCCCGAGGGTTCATGGCTTTGAGATTTTCGATGACTGCGGCATAAACGCGATCGGGAATGATCGCTTGTCCTAATTCGCGCACATCGGCTTCATTAATCCCGACAATGGCGATTCGGTTGTCTGGAGGTTCAGAGGGCCGCGCCCTCATATACAGATCGTAGACAGCCCATTCCCAAGGCTGTAGTACACCCATAAAACGCAGGAGGATTACTGCTACCGTTACGGACGGAGCAGCAATCCACACCCCACGCCATTCCCAAATTTGCCGTTTTAATTGATTCCACATCACGGCTTATTCCCTTAGTTGTGTTAATTCTGAGAGGTTCCAATGGTTTGGATGGGCAGAGGTTCCGAAGCAATGCTTTCTAGTCCGACATATTTTAACAGCCCTTGCCACTCAGTTGGATTAGAATTCCGGA includes:
- a CDS encoding MBL fold metallo-hydrolase — translated: MKLTFLGSGSAFTVGANNYQSNVLLESDRGTKLLIDCGSDIRFSLHDAGYSHLDITDIYISHLHSDHAGGLEYISFTTKFDPRCERPRLYISKEIAGDLWANTLCGGLRSIQGDITELETFFEVEKVPRHGHFSWENIQFNLVKVIHINNGYFVMPSYGLFFELEGKQIFFSTDTQLCREEIWEYYEQADLIFQDCETSQFPTTVHAHYQELVALPDAIKNKMWLYGYQPGALPDAEQDGFLGFVQRGQQFEFVPSALQAETIVTV
- a CDS encoding CHASE2 domain-containing protein; this translates as MWNQLKRQIWEWRGVWIAAPSVTVAVILLRFMGVLQPWEWAVYDLYMRARPSEPPDNRIAIVGINEADVRELGQAIIPDRVYAAVIENLKAMNPRAIGLDVYRDQPVEPGHAALRQIFESTPNLVGIQKVIGDRDRDTIAPPPGLQWVGSNDMILDEDQVKRRGLVMVSDADQNSIPSFSLYLAGLYLEAEGIAPEPVEGNEDSWKFGNQVFHRFQPNDGGYVQADHGGYQVLLNYAGPSRHFETVSLMDIARNRVPPDWGRDRIIVIGAVGESYQDLFFTPYTKEAGNRMAGVEVHANLVSQMISAALDDRPVIKTISEPYEWLWIFLWSSLGAFLIWKWRYVGGAGWLSVQRTAAAVLSAAALGGITYGAFVMGWWIPVVPPALALLGSATAIVAYVARTAGDIRKTFGRYLTDQVVANLLENPEGLKMGGERRKLTIFTSDLRGFTALSERLPPEEVVKILNFYLGYMADVITSYQGTIDEFMGDGILVLFGAPTSRPDDATRAIACGISMQLAMRHVNAQVVKWGLPELEMGIGINTGEVVVGNIGSEKRTKYGVVGSQVNLTYRIESYTTGGQILISEQTLLDAGGEDVVQIEGKREVMPKGVKEPLMIYDVNGIKEPYHISLTREEEVFLPLSEKIPIQYTILEGKHISETRLIGHLVQLSAKGAQVRTEPGAGDIIPIGLSNLKLNLLETNSEERQEDIYAKVLEKPAAEPHCFYIKFTAKPPAVAAYLDEVYKSIPVVVSS